Proteins found in one Triticum aestivum cultivar Chinese Spring chromosome 4D, IWGSC CS RefSeq v2.1, whole genome shotgun sequence genomic segment:
- the LOC123098483 gene encoding disease resistance protein PIK6-NP yields MDAQGAIDSLLGRLTTVLVSEAQLLGGLRGDVEFISDEMESMNGLLMHLAESHNRDNQVRAWMKQVAGLSRDCEGNVELYVQYVGGAGPGARKGVLGSLLRMLRFVRTMSARHRMATRIRELKVWRHCPAGTISHHPRCSGSTARRTGGGGGSAETIESQSDYNKRKYRLICIEGEGSVGKTTIAQKVYEHTSVVRSFDHMVWINIVKSYRQYSELRREILQQLHPQSRMVSLWKDDKESQNSELLFGKSILVILDAVGGQAEFSCEINRDFRHYDVCANSALIMTGNYFGDWIGDDAGFHTKKFRCETRPIFFRTRALDLAKATAELETLCRVLEENRNNTAKMLLMVCYNELPSHHKSCLMYLSIFPQGHIIMRADLLRRWVCEGLITKRSAGTSTLHDQAERIFDSLVTRGFICPGEISSAGKIKSFTLNSIVHDFIVTDVGFVDTSSRPELAHRFSINSGVAIQEEPLSESDSDPSGHGILTTIESLTESDQWQFLKVLDLRGCKGLQKKHLNSICKILLLKYLSLRNTDVAELPKDIEKLQCLQTLDIRQTAVRVLATKSVVLPMLKHLLAGKRDSPTPNNDSESDTDRFEESFAAVRLPRSIRRMEKLEVLSHVEVAHSDDLTDVGKLLRLRKLGVILQGKKEELELLFQQIEKLKGCLRSLSIQMDQHTKSEGELPSPPKNLQSLNIRSITGGLYLWIAGHDQLTKVTLSETGLGEEALRILGQLRILRCLRLRRKSYVESQLKFKKEEFKSLKSLVVEGSDITSITFETGAAPKMEMIFWSFVSMEIPSGLNRLPS; encoded by the exons ATGGACGCCCAGGGCGCGATCGACTCGCTGCTGGGCCGCCTCACCACGGTCCTTGTCAGCGAGGCGCAGCTGCTGGGCGGCCTCCGCGGCGACGTCGAGTTCATCAGCGACGAGATGGAGAGCATGAACGGCCTGCTCATGCACCTTGCCGAGTCCCACAACCGTGACAACCAGGTCCGGGCGTGGATGAAGCAAGTGGCTGGCCTCAGCCGCGACTGCGAGGGCAACGTCGAGCTCTACGTCCAGTACGTCGGAGGTGCTGGCCCCGGCGCCAGAAAGGGCGTCCTGGGCTCCTTGCTCCGGATGCTCCGCTTTGTGCGGACCATGTCTGCCCGCCACCGTATGGCGACGCGGATCCGGGAGCTCAAG GTATGGCGTCACTGTCCCGCCGGCACCATCTCGCACCATCCCCGATGCTCCGGCTCCACAGCCCGgcggacaggaggaggaggaggatctgcGGAGAC CATTGAAAGTCAAAGCGATTATAACAAGAGGAAGTACAGGTTGATCTGTATTGAAGGAGAAGGTAGCGTGGGGAAGACAACTATCGCACAGAAGGTATACGAGCACACTTCCGTGGTGAGGTCCTTCGACCACATGgtctggatcaacattgtaaagtcgTACAGGCAATATTCTGAGCTTCGCAGGGAGATACTACAACAACTACACCCTCAAAGCAGGATGGTCAGTTTGTGGAAGGATGACAAGGAATCACAAAATAGCGAGCTTCTGTTTGGTAAAAGCATTCTAGTCATTCTGGATGCCGTCGGTGGCCAGGCAGAATTTTCCTGTGAAATAAACCGTGACTTTAGGCATTATGATGTCTGCGCTAATAGTGCTCTAATAATGACCGGAAATTACTTTGGTGACTGGATTGGTGATGATGCAGGATTTCATACCAAAAAATTCCGTTGTGAAACACGTCCAATTTTTTTTAGGACAAGAGCATTGGACCTTGCAAA GGCTACGGCGGAACTGGAAACCCTATGCCGTGTCCTAGAGGAGAACAGAAACAATACTGCTAAGATGCTGCTTATGGTCTGCTACAACGAGCTCCCTAGCCATCACAAGAGCTGCTTGATGTACCTATCAATCTTTCCTCAAGGACACATAATCATGAGAGCTGATCTGCTGAGGAGATGGGTCTGTGAAGGACTGATAACCAAAAGAAGCGCAGGGACGAGCACGCTGCATGATCAGGCCGAGCGCATCTTCGACTCACTGGTCACTCGAGGCTTTATATGTCCAGGAGAAATCAGCTCTGCAGGCAAGATTAAGAGCTTTACATTGAATTCTATTGTTCATGACTTCATCGTTACAGATGTAGGCTTCGTGGATACATCATCACGGCCTGAGCTAGCTCACCGCTTCTCCATCAACAGTGGGGTAGCAATACAGGAAGAACCTCTTTCTGAGTCTGATTCTGATCCATCCGGCCATGGCATCTTAACTACAATTGAGTCTCTGACTGAATCTGATCAATGGCAGTTTCTGAAGGTGCTGGATCTTCGAGGCTGCAAAGGGCTGCAGAAGAAGCATCTAAACAGTATTTGCAAAATACTGCTGCTCAAGTACTTGAGCCTCAGGAACACAGATGTCGCTGAACTGCCGAAGGACATTGAGAAGTTGCAGTGCCTGCAGACATTGGATATCCGGCAGACAGCGGTACGggtacttgccacaaaatctgttGTGCTTCCAATGCTAAAGCATCTGCTTGCTGGGAAGAGAGACTCTCCGACTCCAAACAATGACTCTGAATCTGATACTGATAGGTTTGAAGAGTCGTTTGCGGCGGTGCGCCTTCCCAGGAGCATCCGAAGAATGGAAAAACTTGAGGTGCTCTCCCATGTTGAAGTTGCCCACAGTGATGATCTGACTGACGTCGGCAAGCTGCTACGTCTTAGAAAGCTTGGGGTGATTCTCCAGGGTAAGAAAGAAGAATTGGAACTTCTGTTCCAGCAGATCGAAAAATTGAAGGGTTGCCTCCGCTCCCTGTCAATCCAGATGGACCAGCACACAAAAAGCGAGGGCGAATTGCCCTCACCTCCAAAAAATCTTCAGAGCCTGAACATCCGCAGCATCACAGGTGGGCTTTACCTGTGGATTGCAGGGCATGACCAACTCACCAAGGTAACACTGAGCGAGACCGGCCTTGGGGAAGAGGCTCTACGCATCCTTGGCCAGCTTAGGATCCTGCGCTGCCTCAGGCTTCGACGCAAGTCTTACGTCGAGAGCCAACTCAAATTCAAAAAAGAAGAATTCAAGAGCCTCAAGTCTCTAGTTGTCGAGGGCAGTGACATCACCAGCATCACCTTTGAGACTGGGGCAGCTCCTAAGATGGAGATGATTTTCTGGTCTTTTGTCTCCATGGAAATTCCTTCTGGACTTAATCGCCTACCAAGTTGA
- the LOC123100251 gene encoding transcription repressor OFP12 — translation MLGCFSRLRRPASAAAGAPAPVQPPDEASTSAASTSTPATSPRSSSSSARFKNACLRDGGRGGDADVAKECPPLSPALAVDSGLSSAIASRRFFLASPGRSNSIVDSSAAHAAAVLGVGAAGVAVPTYSPDPHADFLRSMEEMSAALRLDARRRGDRARLHELLLCYLALNDKRAHRYVVSAFTDLLLRLTATDDLDADDEQHGSM, via the coding sequence ATGCTGGGCTGCTTCTCCCGGCTCCGGCGGCCGGCCTCTGCCGCGGCgggggcgccggcccccgtgcAGCCGCCCGACGAGGCGTCCACGTCGGCCGCGTCGACCTCCACCCCGGCGACCTCcccgcgctcgtcctcctcttccgcCCGCTTCAAGAACGCGTGCCTCCGGGACGGCGGCAGGGGCGGGGACGCCGACGTCGCGAAGGAGTGCCCGCCGCTGTCGCCCGCGCTCGCCGTGGACTCCGGGCTGTCGTCGGCCATCGCGTCCCGGCGGTTCTTCCTCGCCTCCCCGGGCCGGTCCAACTCCATCGTGGACTCGTCGGCGGCGCACGCGGCCGCCGTGCTGGGCGTGGGCGCGGCCGGGGTGGCGGTGCCGACCTACTCCCCGGACCCGCACGCCGACTTCCTGCGGTCCATGGAGGAGATGTCGGCGGCGCTGCGGCTGGacgcgcggcggcgcggcgacagGGCGCGCCTCCACGAGCTGCTGCTCTGCTACCTGGCGCTCAACGACAAGCGCGCGCACCGGTACGTCGTCAGCGCCTTCAccgacctcctcctccgcctcaccgccaccgacgacctcgacgccgacgacgagcagcaCGGCAGCATGTAG